In Longimicrobium sp., the following proteins share a genomic window:
- a CDS encoding DUF4159 domain-containing protein, translated as MAAAVSALLALSASARPGQFVFATARYESGDWDSAPLVPTNIIHAVAQYTAIPVAAQGVTVDLSSAELFKFPFVFMTGHLPVRFSRQESDNLKAYVERGGLIFIDDHNHDVDGAFHKTATAELRRIFGPAALKEIPNDHELYRAFFTFADGPPTTSHELNGWGDNLVHEHLLGVEVNGRLGVLYSNKDYSSEWGYHYPNKRFLSIDNTRFGVNVVVYALTR; from the coding sequence ATGGCCGCGGCGGTGTCGGCCCTGCTGGCGCTCTCGGCGTCGGCGCGGCCGGGGCAGTTCGTGTTCGCCACGGCGCGCTACGAGTCGGGCGACTGGGACTCGGCGCCGCTGGTGCCCACCAACATCATCCACGCGGTGGCGCAGTACACCGCCATCCCCGTGGCCGCGCAGGGGGTGACGGTGGACCTCTCCAGCGCGGAGCTGTTCAAGTTCCCCTTCGTGTTCATGACGGGGCACCTGCCCGTGCGCTTCAGCCGCCAGGAGAGCGACAACCTCAAGGCGTACGTGGAGCGCGGCGGGCTGATCTTCATCGACGACCACAACCACGACGTCGACGGGGCGTTCCACAAGACGGCCACCGCCGAGCTGCGCCGCATCTTCGGCCCCGCCGCGCTCAAGGAGATCCCCAACGACCACGAGCTGTACCGCGCCTTCTTCACCTTCGCGGACGGGCCGCCGACGACCAGCCACGAACTGAACGGCTGGGGCGACAACCTGGTGCACGAGCACCTGCTGGGGGTGGAGGTCAACGGCCGCCTCGGCGTGCTCTACTCCAACAAGGACTACAGCTCGGAGTGGGGATACCACTACCCCAACAAGCGCTTCCTGTCGATCGACAACACGCGCTTCGGGGTGAACGTCGTCGTCTACGCGCTGACGCGGTGA